One Solea senegalensis isolate Sse05_10M linkage group LG3, IFAPA_SoseM_1, whole genome shotgun sequence genomic window carries:
- the tnpo3 gene encoding transportin-3, translated as MEGGKPNLTLVYQAVQALYHDPDPAGKERASVWLGELQRSMYAWEISDQLLQLKQDVESCYFAAQTMKMKIQTSFFELPPETHNALRDSLLTHIQNLKDLSPIIVTQLALAIADLALQMASWKGCVHTLIEKYNSDVSSMPFLVEILTVLPEEVHSRSLRIGANRRTEIIEDLAFYSSTVVTLLTSCVEKTGNDEKMLIKVFRCLGSWFNLGVLDSNFMASNQLLMVLFQVLQRDETSTNLHEAASDCVCSALYAIENVDHHMALAVQLFQGVLTLETAYHMAVAREDLDKVLNYCRIFTELCETFLETTVRSPGQGTGDLRTLELLLICAGHPQYEVVEISFNFWYRLGEHLYKINDVTLNTIFRPYIQRLLHCLARHCQLDPDHEGIPEDTDDFGEFRMRVSDLVKDVIFLVGSMECFSQLYSTLKDGSPPWEVTEAVLFIMAAIAKSVDPENNPTLCEVLQQVVLLPENVHMAVRYTSIELVGEMSEVMDRNPRFLDPVLSYLMKGLREKSLASAAAKAIHNICSVCRDHMAQHFHGLLDIARSLDSFALSSEAAIGLLKGTALVLARLPLEKIAECLSDLCAVQVLALKKLLAEDSTNGKSADPTVWLDRLAVIFRHTNPIVENGQTHPCQKVIQEIWPVLSNTLNTYQADNRIVERCCRCLRFAVRCVGKGSASLLQPLVTQMVSVYQLYPHSCFLYLGSILVDEYGMEEGCRQGLLDMLQALCMPTFQLLEQPNGLRNHPDTVDDLFRLATRFVQRSPLTLLSSSIIVHVIQCAIAATSLDHRDANCSVMKFVRDLIHTGVANDHEDDFEVRKQLIGQALEQHGQQLVTQLMHSCCFCLPPYTLPDVAEVLWELMMFDRPTFCRWLENALKGLPKETSGGAVTVTHKQLTDFHKQVTSAEECKQVCWAIREFTRLFR; from the exons ATGTACGCGTGGGAGATCTCGgatcagctgctgcagctcaaacaGGACGTTGAGTCGTGTTACTTCGCTGCGCagacgatgaagatgaagatcCAGACGTCCTTCTTTGAGCTTCCGCCGGagacccacaatgcactgcGGGACTCTCTGCTGACCCACATCCAGAACCTGAAAGACCTGTCCCCCATCATCGTCACACAG cTCGCTCTGGCAATCGCAGATCTCGCCCTGCAGATGGCGTCGTGGAAAGGATGCGTTCACACGCTCATAGAAAA GTACAACAGTGACGTCAGCTCGATGCCCTTCCTGGTGGAGATCCTCACCGTGCTGCCGGAGGAGGTTCACAGTCGATCGCTGCGGATCGGAGCCAATCGCAGGACGGAGATCATCGAGGATCTGGCGTTTTACTCCAGCACCGTGGTCACTCTGCTG ACGTCGTGTGTGGAGAAGACGGGCAACGACGAGAAGATGCTGATCAAAGTGTTCCGTTGTCTGGGCAGCTGGTTCAACCTCGGCGTCCTCGACAGCAACTTCATGGCTTCAAATCAGTTGCTCATGGTTCTTTTCCAGGTCCTG CAGAGGGATGAAACCTCCACCAACCTCCACGAGGCGGCGTCGGACTGCGTCTGCTCAGCACTCTACGCCATAGAGAATGTCGACCACCACATGGCGTTAGCGGTGCAGCTGTTCCAGGGCGTCCTGACGCTGGAGACGGCGTATCACATGGCTGTAGCACGAGAAGACCTGGACAA agttCTGAACTACTGCAGGATCTTCACTGAGCTGTGTGAGACGTTTCTGGAGACAACAGTCAGGAGTCCAGGTCAGGGGACAGGAGACCTGAGGACGCTTGAGCTGCTGTTGATCTGTGCAGGACACCCACAGTATGAG GTGGTTGAAATCTCCTTCAACTTCTGGTATCGTCTCGGGGAACATCTGTACAAAATCAACGACGTGACACTAAACACCATCTTCAGACCGTACATCCAGAGACTTCTGCACTGTTTGGCTCGACACTGTCAGCTCGACCCCGATCAT GAAGGAATCCCCGAGGACACGGATGACTTTGGAGAGTTCCGGATGAGAGTGTCGGACCTCGTCAAAGATGTGATTTTTCTCGTTGGATCAATGGAATGTTTCTCTCAG cTTTACTCCACACTAAAAGATGGAAGCCCTCCCTGGGAGGTGACGGAGGCCGTTCTCTTCATCATGGCCGCCATCGCTAAAAGTGTTGACCC GGAAAACAACCCGACGCTGTGTGAGGTTCTGCAGCAGGTGGTTCTACTTCCCGAAAACGTCCACATGGCGGTTCGGTACACGAGCATCGAGCTGGTTGGAGAGATGAGCGAGGTGATGGACAGGAACCCACGGTTTCTGG ACCCAGTGTTGAGCTACCTGATGAAAGGCCTCAGAGAAAAATCGCTAGCGTCAGCGGCGGCGAAGGCGATCCACAACATCTGCTCCGTGTGCAGAGATCACATGGCCCAACACTTTCACGGGCTCCTGGACATCGCACGCTCCCTGGACTCGTTCGCCCTGTCGTCAGAGGCCGCCATCGGACTGCTAAAAG GTACGGCTCTGGTCCTGGCTCGTCTTCCCCTGGAGAAGATCGCGGAGTGTCTCAGTGACCTGTGTGCTGTTCAGGTGCTGGCCCTgaaaaag CTTCTGGCAGAAGACTCGACAAACGGTAAATCGGCCGATCCCACGGTGTGGCTCGACAGACTGGCTGTGATCTTCAG ACATACAAATCCAATCGTAGAGAACGGACAGACTCACCCGTGTCAGAAGGTCATTCAGGAG ATCTGGCCCGTGCTCTCCAACACCTTGAACACGTATCAGGCCGACAACAGGATCGTGGAGCGATGCTGTCGCTGTCTCAGGTTCGCGGTCAGGTGCGTCGGGAAAGGCTCCGCCTCCCTGCTGCAGCCGCTCGTCACTCAG ATGGTGAGTGTGTACCAGCTGTATCCACACTCGTGCTTCCTCTACCTGGGCAGCATCCTAGTGGACGAGTACGGTATGGAGGAGGGCTGCAGGCAGGGACTGCTAGACATGCTACAG GCACTCTGTATGCCGACCTTCCAGCTGCTGGAGCAACCAAACGGTTTGAGGAACCATCCTGACACCGTGGACGACCTGTTCAGGCTGGCGACTAG GTTCGTGCAGAGGAGTCCGCTCACGTtactcagcagcagcatcatcgtTCACGTTATCCAGTGTGCCATCGCCGCCACCTCACTGGACCATCGAGACGCCAACTGCAGCGTCATGAAGTTTGTCCGTGATCTCATCCACACAGGAGTCGCCAACGAT cacgAGGACGACTTCGAGGTGCGGAAGCAGCTGATTGGTCAGGCCTTGGAGCAGCACGGCCAGCAGCTCGTCACGCAGCTCATGCACTCGTGTTGTTTCTGTCTGCCGCCGTACACGCTGCCCGACGTCGCAGAGGTGCTGTGGGAGCTCATGATGTTCGACCGACCT acgtTCTGCCGCTGGTTAGAAAACGCTCTGAAAGGTTTACCGAAGGAGACGTCAGGAGGCGCcgtgactgtcactcacaaacaGCTGACGGACTTCCACAAACAGGTCACCAG TGCAGAGGAGTGTAAACAGGTCTGTTGGGCCATCAGAGAGTTTACCAGACTGTTCCGATAG